The Malus domestica chromosome 13, GDT2T_hap1 genome includes a window with the following:
- the LOC103451537 gene encoding probable UDP-3-O-acyl-N-acetylglucosamine deacetylase 1, mitochondrial: MTLSSAFNAFKSSKSIFWKSTGRLQQTLAGCIERKGKSLHSGKVSAVKLWPDHAGKGRYFVCRSNAIRASVEFAEESPLCTTLCKDGVKIRTVEHLLSALEAMEVDNCRIEVKNSDPEDIDVEVPIFDGSAREWVEAIKQVGLKEATDEHGNCCEKMAAHMNEPVHVWRNNSFVAAFPSPEIRITYGIDFPQVDAIGCQWFSVTSLDNSFYSKQIALSRTFCIYEEVERMREAGLIKGGGLENAIVCSASKGWLNPPLRFPDEPCRHKVLDLIGDLSLFARFGSQGLPVAHIVAYKGGHALHSDLVRRLSGTI, encoded by the exons ATGACACTCTCCAGTGCCTTCAACGCATTCAAGTCCTCCAAATCCATCTTCTGGAAATCT ACCGGTAGGCTTCAGCAGACCTTAGCGGGATGCATAGAGCGGAAAGGGAAGAGCTTGCACAGCGGCAAGGTCTCCGCCGTGAAATTGTGGCCGGATCACGCCGGCAAAGGGAGATACTTTGTTTGCCGGTCAAATGCGATTCGAGCTTCGGTTGAGTTTGCCGAGGAATCGCCTCTCTGCACCACTCTCTGTAAAGATGGGGTCAAAATTCGGACAGTTGAGCATTTGCTTTCGGCTTTGGAAGCTATGGAGGTTGACAATTGCCGGATTGAGGTCAAGAACTCGGACCCCGAAGATATCGATGTTGAG GTTCCTATTTTTGATGGGTCAGCAAGAGAATGGGTGGAGGCTATAAAACAAGTTGGTCTAAAAGAGGCAACAGATGAGCATGGCAACTGTTGTGAAAAGATGGCGGCACATATGAACGAGCCAGTTCATGTCTGGAGGAATAATTCTTTTGTAGCTGCTTTCCCATCACCAGAAATCCGTATCACTTACGGGATTGACTTTCCGCAG GTGGATGCTATTGGCTGCCAGTGGTTTTCTGTCACCTCCTTGGATAACTCTTTCTATTCCAAGCAGATTGCTTTGTCAAGAACCTTTTGCATTTACGAGGAG GTGGAGCGAATGCGCGAGGCAGGACTCATAAAAGGTGGTGGGTTAGAAAACGCAATTGTTTGCAG TGCTAGTAAGGGTTGGTTGAACCCACCGCTGCGTTTTCCAGATGAACCTTGTCGACACAAGGTCTTAGATCTTATCGGCGACCTTTCCCTTTTCGCAAGGTTTGGAAGCCAAGGGCTTCCAGTGGCACATATAGTGGCATACAAG GGTGGCCATGCACTGCATTCCGATTTAGTTCGCCGGCTGTCGGGAACTATATAA
- the LOC103451538 gene encoding E3 ubiquitin protein ligase RIE1, giving the protein MSSESSTTAAAAAPESRAPLLLPRQGSNGRDSSDLGSPTARTGTLAMLLGRATGRRGASMLVRETAARELDERRADWGYSKPVVALDMMWNTAFVVVSVVMLIWTEDERPNTPIRLWIYGYALQCFAHVVLVWVEYRRRNNIAWRLSRRNQEAQQEEHQVDIDAVDTDDEEAARELATSTRSSVSKRLETMNTMASFLWWIVGFYWVVSGGEVLLQNAPRLYWLAVVFLAFDVFFAIFCVVLACLIGVALCCCLPCIIAILYTVAGQEGASEADLTILPKYWFRANSEEKPSVGAGKMIPAETSSGYLAVERVLLPEDAECCICLSPYEDGAELHTLPCNHHFHATCIVKWLKMNATCPLCKYNILKGNDPV; this is encoded by the exons ATGTCATCGGAATCGTCAACtacggcggcggcggcggcgccCGAGTCACGTGCGCCGCTTCTTCTCCCCCGCCAGGGGAGCAACGGCCGGGACTCGTCCGACCTCGGCTCCCCGACCGCCCGGACCGGCACGCTGGCGATGCTGCTGGGACGGGCCACCGGGCGCAGGGGGGCGTCGATGCTGGTGCGGGAGACGGCGGCGCGGGAGCTGGACGAGCGGCGAGCCGACTGGGGGTACTCGAAGCCGGTGGTGGCTCTGGACATGATGTGGAACACGGCGTTCGTGGTGGTGTCGGTGGTGATGCTGATATGGACGGAGGACGAGCGCCCGAACACGCCGATCCGGCTGTGGATCTACGGGTATGCGCTCCAGTGTTTTGCACACGTGGTGCTGGTGTGGGTGGAGTACCGGAGGAGGAATAATATTGCTTGGAGGCTTAGTAGGAGAAACCAGGAGGCCCAGCAGGAGGAGCACCAGGTGGATATCGATGCTGTCGATACCGACGATGAAGAAGCAGCTAGGGAATTGGCGACTTCCACTCGCTCCAG TGTCTCTAAACGACTTGAAACGATGAATACAATGGCATCATTTCTCTGGTGGATAGTTGGCTTCTATTGGGTAGTTTCTGGGGGTGAAGTTCTTCTGCAAAATGCTCCGCGTTTGTACTG GTTGGCTGTGGTTTTTCTGGCATTTGATGTCTTCTTTGCCATCTTTTGTGTTGTCCTGGCATGTTTGATTGGAGTTGCTCTTTGTTGCTGTTTGCCATGCATCATTGCAATTCTTTACACCGTTGCAGGACAG GAAGGTGCATCCGAAGCAGATCTCACTATTCTGCCAAAATACTGGTTTCGAGCGAACAGTGAGGAAAAACCTAGTGTTGGAGCAGGGAAAATGATTCCGGCAGAAACAAGCAGCGGGTACCTAGCAGTTGAGCGTGTTCTTTTACCTGAGGATGCG GAATGTTGTATATGTCTCAGCCCGTATGAGGATGGGGCAGAGCTTCATACGCTTCCCtgtaatcatcatttccacGCTACGTGCATTGTGAAATGGCTTAAAATGAATGCAACATGTCCTCTCTGCAAGTACAACATTCTCAAGGGAAATGATCCGGTTTAA